The Desulfobacterales bacterium nucleotide sequence AACCCACTTGTCATTGACGGGAAAATCCGAAATCCGAATTTCGAAGCTCGAAACAAATTCAAGTGACCAAAAATCAAAATCCAAAACATTATGACCTGGAAGATCGCACTTTAACTTTTGCATATAATTTTGGTCATTTGAATTTCGGATTTGTTTCGGATTTCGGGTTTCGATATTCGTATTTTTGAGATAATTTCATGTGATTTGCGCATCTGTTATACAGCCAAGATCGTGCATAGAATTTTCGAGACACTGTAAAAGTGTATTAATGTCATCACCCCATTTAAAACTTTCCCATGAAATCGCCTGGAACGGAGTCCGCTTTAGGGCACCCGAGGGATGGGTTCCAGCCGAAATGGGAAACCATTACCTAATGCTGGAACATGATTCCGCACCCGTAATGGAAATAAAATGGGGCCGGATTAAAGGAAATTTTTCCCACGCCCGGCACTTGCAGCAGCTTTCCAGCCGCCATAAAAAGAGCCTGGGAAAAACCATCCGCCCGTGGACGCTTCCGGCTGACTGGCAGCAGGCCCTGGAATCTTTTCAAGCAGACGGTTTTAGGTGGCAGGGTCCTCACTTCAGCGGTATGGGAGCCACCCTGTACTGCCCGTTCTGCGGGACCGCCACCCTTATACAGTTTTACCGGAGCAGCCCCGCTGTCAACAATGCCCTTGCCCTGGAGCTGCTCGCTTCTTTTCAGGATCATCGACCAGACGACCAAATCCTCTGGTCGGTATTTGATATCCGCGCCAGGATGCCGGCCCATTTTAAATTGTGGCGACATCGCTTTGCAGCCGGATATTTTGAACTGAAATTTACCTCAAAAAAGCATACCGTCATTTTAAACCGCTGGGGGCCGGCCTCGATCCTGCTTGCCGGCAGGGACTTGGTCGGGTTCGCCGGGTCTGTTGCTTCCTTTCCGTCATCGGCGCCGGAGCCCGTTTTTAGTGAAGATCCCCAGACGGTGGAATGGACCTTTCCCCGGGCTGCCGGCAGATGGTCGCGGCTGGCGAACCGGCTTAAAATACGACCATCTTTACAGCAGCTTCACATGTGGCACATAGAAGAACAAAACCGGATTCTGGCGGTTCGGGTCCAAGGGCGGCGCCCTTTGCCTCCCCCTGTTTTTAGTATGATCTGCAAAGGATTTGGATGTGTTTAGGCAAAAGCAACCTGCTGTTAAGTTGACCCGCGCCCAGGCCATGGCCTGCATACCGGTCAAGGGGGGGCTGGTTCAGGAGTCACGCCTTGAATCCGGTGAAATTCTGTTGTCATATCCGGACTATAAGCAGCCCTGGTTTACCAGGGTAATTCGACGTTTGGGAGGTCCCAGCGACAGTAAGGTCCGAATAAAAAAACTGCAGCTGGATGTACTGGGCACATCGGTCTGGGAGCTTTTCGACGGCAAGCGTTCCGTCCGCCAGGTCATCGAACTGTTTGCCGACAAATACAGTCTGCACCCGAAAGAGGCCGAAGTGTCGGTTTCGCAATTCCTGAGAGCGCTGGGCAGGCGGGATCTGATCGGACTAAAGTAAGGCCTGAAATGGAAAG carries:
- a CDS encoding PqqD family protein; this encodes MFRQKQPAVKLTRAQAMACIPVKGGLVQESRLESGEILLSYPDYKQPWFTRVIRRLGGPSDSKVRIKKLQLDVLGTSVWELFDGKRSVRQVIELFADKYSLHPKEAEVSVSQFLRALGRRDLIGLK